The genomic interval ACTCACACTGTAAGAAACACACTGCGCATATAATTTCGTTCGCTCACCTGTTATACCAACTGATGCATCGAAGAGCTGGCCAAACTGACAAATGTTGAAACAAAGAGAAGTGTTGTACATAGTTTTAATGCTTACTCAAAAAAAAGAAACATATTCTGCATAATGTAATTAAACAAACTTagcaaaaaaattatataaaacccAATTAACCATTACTCAAACAAGTACTACaagaatataaataaaagaaaaaaaaatcactttgCCCCCTTCCAAGTTTGCTAACTTTGCATTTCGCCTTGCAAAAGTTCAGAAATCAGAGTCGTACCATTAACCCCCCAAACATCACTGAAGATAATGGTCAATGACCATATGATATTCAACAAGGTAGAGATGGCATAGTTTTACAGTTGACCATCTAATTGACCTAATAATATCAAGACAATGGGCATATTGCTAggttttgcaaaatttatttgaagatttaaaccttttttttttaaattttgccaATAGAATTTGATAAATTATGGTTTACCCCATAACCTTTGCAAAGTCATGATATTTTTACCTTTAAACCTTACAAAGTCAAGATAATTATCAAAGATGAATAGTTATTGAAAGCTATTACTGTGACATGATATTGCTCCAGGGGTTAGATGTTGTGGTTAGACCCTTCAATGACAGATCAAGTATCTAAAATTCAAGACTCAGTTGTGGTGCATTATGGAAGATTTTACCCTCAATGAGTAGCAGAGAACACTGACTGTTAGGATGAGCCTTCACGCTTCCCCGATTTACCTGGTGACTGATGGAAAACTTCTGCAGGGCCGGATGGATCACCTCAAAAATTAAGCGGGCTACAGGATACCTATGCCAACTAAAAAAAGGTAAACACGGTATAGTTTTACCATTAAGCATCATTCTGACCTAACGATGCCAAGGCAAAGGGCAAAATCATAGGGCTTCACAAAGCTTAAGGGTATTTGTAAATTATCAAATTCTAGGAGGCGAAATACAAAAATATGTAGACCCTGGAATGATAAAGTGAGATTTCCTCTAAATAATATTATTGTACCCATTCCCAAAGTTATATACACTACTTATTAATCAGATATAACTCAAATTCACTTTGAACTATCACTTCTGCCATTGCCTTATTCACTTCTGAACGCCCACTATGGTCCTCCTCTCTGTATCTGTGGTAAAAATCAACACTCAGGATATCTACACTCCAAATGGAAACACATACTCAATCGACAACTGATATCTGAATTGTCAAGGTGTAAAAACTTATAGAAATTAAGGGGTCGAACACCTGGATCAGAGCAACATAAATAGTTACTAAACTGTGTTATTAGCTGTCTCAGGTTCCTTTCaaagagaaaagttttgaaattgtGAAGTAAAGTTCATCCAGTGATCATAGTAAACTTCAAAGTTCTAACAAACTGTTCTTATAACTGAGACACCTCATATCACCACCAGCATACCCTAAAACGGGCAGCTTACAAAAATTTCCAAAACAGCCTACTTTTCGGAGAAGGGCTATAAGAATCCAGGCCTCGGAATCACAGTAAACTAACAAACAGACTGCTTATACAACTGAATCATCACATCCACCAAACCCTAAAATGGTTCGAATCACAAGATTTGCAGAAAGAGCGTGTACTTTTAGGGAACGAAGCTAATAGAACCTGCTTAATCGAACAGCATTTGGTGGATAGATACTTGCCTCAGATCTGGCATCGACTAGGACCTGCCTTATGTTCTCCTCCGTCAGATCGAGAGGGGAGAGCGCGGCTGAGATGGCCAAGGAACGCCATCTCGCGCAAAGCGCCGTCGATCTTGGTTGCCGGAAGCTTCGATTTCTCTTCGGAAATAACAGGATCGGTCGCTTGCAGGGTTTTGGGAGGGCGAAGAGAGAGGAAATAGGAGGAGCGAAAGCTTGGGAATGCATCGGCGCCGCCTTCGTCGAGGCCGTGACGGCAATGACGAACGGAAGAGAGCCAGGAACATTCAGCGTCGGTCATCGATTCATCACCTTATCCTTATGGACCTATACGGATGATCCGATAATGTAGACCGATAGCCCGATAAAGAAACACAAGATCCGAAATTCTAATTTATGTATTATTTATATTAGCACCCCTCTTTTTGCCAAATTACTCAAAGATCCCTTCCCGGATGACATACCCGAAATGTCCCAAACACCTACTTTTAAAGCTGAAGGGTGATTTTTAAAATGTCCCAAACACCTTACCTCCATCTAAACATCCTCCAAAATGTAATAATATATGTGAAAGTTGCCCTTGTgaattttatattatcatttaagtATCTTTACTTTGATGCACATGTTAATTGAGAAAAATCCTGTATCCTTAAATAACATACATCGgcaataaaatatgatattaatcAAACTTAGAAGCACTTTAAAACAAATTATTAAACTTTAgaggataattttaaaattaacctaAATGAAAAAAAACACCATGTTTCTTTGAAGCGCTTTATAATTAATATTTGGCACACTAATCGTTAAATGTTGCTTTCATTTACCTTGTTCGTTCAGATTAATACTTTGAAGAAAAATTCTgtaatttattaatattaaatgTCAAATACGCGCTAAATTCggaatgtactgaatttaaaataggaaatattatattttaaaatacgttcaaaattttaaattaacaaaaaaaatattctttacaaAAATACAACTAAATTATTCCATTGAAATAAAGGGGCCAAATCAGGAAAATCATCAAACTACAGGGGCTATATTCGCAAGTAATTTTTAGGTTAACCTTTCTTAAATTAAACCAGCGGGACACCTGCCTCGAAATATTTGTCCGCCATTTCtccaaatttgaaatttttaacgGGCGGAAAATTGCCGACCCCCGTTTACGGGCGGTGATTGCAAACCACTACTACTTCTTCCTCGGCTCGATCCATGGTAGTTTCGAGAGTCCCGTCACCGCCTCCGTTTGTTTTAAGCCGAAACCCTTCCTTCATTTCTCGCTTGGGCGCCCGATCGCCTGGAGAACGAAGGATTCTTTGAGGGTGTAAAGGGTCAGAAACGTCGATCGCTGTGCAAAtcctttctgttttttttttctcttttgatctgtttggttttgttgttcttgagatatgcagattttctttttttgtttttccttCCTGAAGGACGAATCTGTTGATTCGACGAACCGTTTTGGTTTCGATGTTTTAAGCGTGGAGTTTGAAGCTATCATCAGGTGTAAAGGGGAAGAATCTGAAGCCATTTTCAGTAAGAAATCTCGTTACTCCTAATACATGTCTACTTCTTGATAATGTTCAGCTCGTCTTTGCCAATGGCGTAGGGTTTATCCTCATTTGGGAATCATTAGGAAAAGAAGGAAAAACAATGAAGCTGACGGCTGTATTGGCAAGAATACGACCGTAGGTTAGTAACGATGTATTTTTTCCGCCCAGTTTTTGTTTACGCATTTCCTTGTTTAATGAATTGCTGGTCGGTAATTGAAGAAGAAAATAATTCAAGTGTTTCCTAAAAACTAAAATGTTATGGATTCTTAGGGTATTCTGGATATTCTACAATGAAGGAAGAAGTGAATACATAGCCTGTCTTGGTAAGAATTAGATCACACAAAAAAATCCAAATGTTTCGTTTTGGTTCTTCCATTGGTTGGGCTTACCGTGGTTGCAGTCCATTAAATCATTTTTTTGATATTAGTTGCAAGGAGATAGATTAGGCTAAGATTGATGGTACCTTCATGGAAGATAGATGGATGATAGCTGGTGTTGACTGTTCAAGGATGGTAGGCGTAGTCTTAAAAGTTATTTAAAGCTATAAAAAGAGGTTTAGGATTTATATTGACTTGTAGAAGAATAGTGACTTGGGAAAATTTTTACATAGCTAATTTAGATGGATTCAGAACATCTTGTTTTTTTATGCAGCAATTCTGTTGAAATAGGCTCTCTTTTGTTGTCGTGTCATTAAAAAAGAATGCCAGAGGTGGTGAGTGAAGGGATGGCTCAAACTTCATCTGGGAATGCTGTTAGTGGGTTCTGGATTTGGAGACCTGCTTATCCGACAGGTTTAAGAAGATCCAGATTAAGCCATCTCCAGAATTTTGTGACCCCATCTGATAACAAGGAAAATATTCCTCCAACAAGTGCAAGGCGCTCAGTTAGGCAAAGGAAGAGTCCGCTGCCATATTGGTATCCTCGAACTCCTCTCCGGGATATCACAGTTGTTGTCAATGTAAGAAATCTGTCTCTATACTAAATTTGCCTTATAGAAGTATCcttgaatttatatatttaaattatgcATGTTCATTCTTACTATTTTTGTCTGATGGAAGGATCAGTTTATCCAATCCTGCTCTAATCTGGCTTCCAGATTCTTTCTGCACAGGGATTATTTACTGTAATTTACCTTATAGTATTTGTGTTTTTGTTCTTTCATCATTTATTGTTCTTAACCATCCCTTTTAGCTAGCAtggttattttatttattattttcagtTGTTGCTTCTGCAATTTAATTACAACTGACCTATGATTTTTCTGCTATTATCTTCGATAATTTGTACTTTCATTCTTTTATTTGAGGGAATAAAAAACAGAAAGCATATTGAATCCGTAGAGAAGTTAAATGCTTGATTTACATGGATGTATCATTGCAAGTGATAGATATGGGCCTGTCGTAtagaatataaaattttaatcattGTCTTTGTCAATGGACCTGCCGTAGTTGTTCTTGAAGGCAGGAGGTATGCCCCAGTGGATGCAGGTGAGATCTGTTTCGTTTCAAACCCTGTAAATCATCTGAGAAATGCAAGAAACCGCTAGTTTCATTTGTTGTTTCGTTTCAAAAGGTGTAGTTGTTTTCTTGGAGTATTCTATCTTTTTTGTTCGCATAAATTATTTAGTGTAACTGAAAGTGGGATTCAGAAGATTATGTTACTATTAGTTATGTCGCTTAGGTAGTGGTCGAGTTCATACAATTGTGCCACAATTAATTGaagtttatttttgttgtagttgtAAGATGCCTCTTCTTTCTAAACGGGGGCTATATTTTGATAGTATTCTCTGAGATATGGTTTTAAATAGGGGTAGCAATGTTTCGGCTTTGTATTTTTTTAGTAGTATCCAAATCGATACCCATCTAAATATCCAGTATCTGAGCTCACTTAAATACCTGCTTTAAATGATAATTGGCTCCATGATCCCAACTTAAACGAGCTATGACTACCTATAGTGCTCAATATGTGTAGTTTATTGTGAATGCATCCAGTGATAAGCAgcattctctctttttttttcatcttccTGTTCATCTGAGCATTGCCAAGTATGTGATTTCTATTTGCTTATTTATTCATCTTGTAGGCTTTGGAGAGAAGACGGCTGCGTGCTAGAGCAACTAATGTTCAGCAGAGGAACTCCAATCTTGAGGAATTGTCTATGGGTAGCCCAGTAGTTGATGATGAGTTGAATGCTTATGAACATACCCCTATTAGTCAAATTCTCCCTTCGGGTGGTTCTAATACCTCTTCAAGTCCTGCAGATACTGATCTTAGTGATGTTGTCTCTTCTGAAGTTTCTGATACTTCTCCAAGTGTTGTAAATACTCCTATTGCTCAAGTTCTCCATTCTGATGTTTCTGATACCTCTCCAAGTCATGCAGATAGAGGCTATACCGTGGCTACTCCTATTGGGCAAGCTGTGATCACGCCATCTTCCAACACAGCCACTACTGAGCATGCTTTGTGCTCGGAATCTGCAGAAGACCCAAAAACAGTGGAGTATGAGAAGAAGCTGCAGACGATCATTGAGGAGTTGGAATTAGTTGTGAAAAAGAACTTGAAGAGGACACCCTCCCGACCTGTGCAGAAGTCCACACGCATTCTCATGTCTATGAGATGAGTATAGAACATTTTGTTCATGAAGGGTTATGCCAGCATCTCTGCTGCCTATACCCTTTGTGATTCTATCGTTGCTTGGGTTTACAGGTTTAGGGCCATGGTTAAGCCAGTATCTCTGCTGCCTATATCATATCTGATATTCCGTTGCTGTCGCCCACCCCCTCTTTTCTATACTTCTTTCGTCAATAGTATCACACACCTCGGTGAGATACTAGGGTATTGTATAAATCTGAATGGTTATGGCTTGGTGAGTGTTTTTCACCAATGTACATATTGCAACagtgcttttttttttttcccattcTACAAATTTGAATCTCTTAAAGTGCACCAGTTGCATCTTTTCTGGTGCCTGATGAGATTTGATAAAGCTAGTTAATCTTTTAGTGACTGAGGGCTATTCCTCATTTAGCTACTTTGAAGGATTATGATCCTCTCGCAATAATGTAGACATGCATTTAATACTTTGATCTGCTTTTATCTGTGTATGCCGTTAGATTACTACTTTGATCTACTTTGTCTGGTTGATCAATGTTTGAATAGCAACTTTGGAAAGTAGCTGTTCATATCtagtgagttttaaattttttgcaTTTAGTTCCAAACTTAACTATGCAAAGATGTCGCTCCTT from Zingiber officinale cultivar Zhangliang chromosome 6B, Zo_v1.1, whole genome shotgun sequence carries:
- the LOC121988408 gene encoding uncharacterized protein LOC121988408 → MPEVVSEGMAQTSSGNAVSGFWIWRPAYPTGLRRSRLSHLQNFVTPSDNKENIPPTSARRSVRQRKSPLPYWYPRTPLRDITVVVNALERRRLRARATNVQQRNSNLEELSMGSPVVDDELNAYEHTPISQILPSGGSNTSSSPADTDLSDVVSSEVSDTSPSVVNTPIAQVLHSDVSDTSPSHADRGYTVATPIGQAVITPSSNTATTEHALCSESAEDPKTVEYEKKLQTIIEELELVVKKNLKRTPSRPVQKSTRILMSMR
- the LOC121988406 gene encoding uncharacterized protein LOC121988406 isoform X2, producing MHSQAFAPPISSLFALPKPCKRPILLFPKRNRSFRQPRSTALCARWRSLAISAALSPLDLTEENIRQVLVDARSEFGQLFDASVGITGEVDLAELDGPFVKIRLKGRFWHKRSTVLDRISNYLKNRIP
- the LOC121988406 gene encoding uncharacterized protein LOC121988406 isoform X1; translation: MHSQAFAPPISSLFALPKPCKRPILLFPKRNRSFRQPRSTALCARWRSLAISAALSPLDLTEENIRQVLVDARSEFGQLFDASVGITGEVDLAELDGPFVKIRLKGRFWHKRSTVLDRISNYLKNRIPEILEVDIEDEKQLDDSPENF